A single Candidatus Krumholzibacteriia bacterium DNA region contains:
- a CDS encoding GNAT family N-acetyltransferase, translating to MRSRSSRPPLRLVGADDFTPEGQAALHRLFNGSIMHGGTIGFLKPMKRRNAAEYFGSLQQGIADGDVIAVVAGAKPFDGFGLIRRDPKDELRRHCWEMGRVMVRHELQRHGLGAAIVQRLLAEAKRRKVEIVWLDVRITNVAAIELFQKLGFRTWGIFPNNIRDRRTYADVIYMACDLRHTYRPLRDLP from the coding sequence ATGCGGTCGCGGTCGTCCCGCCCCCCGCTCCGCCTCGTCGGAGCCGACGACTTCACCCCGGAAGGGCAGGCGGCTCTGCACCGGCTCTTCAACGGCAGCATCATGCACGGCGGCACCATCGGCTTTCTCAAGCCCATGAAGCGCCGGAACGCCGCGGAGTACTTCGGCAGCCTGCAGCAGGGCATCGCGGACGGCGACGTCATCGCCGTCGTGGCGGGAGCGAAGCCCTTCGACGGTTTCGGGCTCATCCGCAGAGATCCCAAAGACGAGCTGCGGCGGCATTGCTGGGAGATGGGCCGCGTCATGGTGCGGCACGAGCTGCAACGCCACGGCCTGGGCGCCGCCATCGTCCAGCGGCTGTTGGCCGAGGCCAAGCGCCGCAAGGTGGAGATCGTCTGGCTCGACGTGCGCATCACCAACGTGGCGGCGATCGAACTCTTCCAGAAGCTCGGGTTCCGGACTTGGGGCATCTTCCCGAACAACATCCGGGACCGGCGGACCTACGCCGACGTCATCTACATGGCCTGCGATCTCCGCCACACCTATCGGCCACTCCGCGACCTGCCCTGA